In Rhodospirillales bacterium, a genomic segment contains:
- a CDS encoding GPW/gp25 family protein: MIEGEAGVRQALLLLLMTVPGERLMRPDYGCNLRHLCFWQNDATTAGLVIHYVRQALARWEPRIEIVRLDAVRNEAEPSRLDILLDYRLRETQRMETFALSLDLMSPEGP; encoded by the coding sequence ATGATCGAGGGAGAGGCCGGCGTCCGCCAAGCGCTTCTGCTTCTGTTGATGACCGTGCCGGGTGAGCGACTCATGAGGCCGGACTACGGCTGCAATCTGCGGCATCTGTGTTTCTGGCAGAACGACGCGACGACGGCGGGACTGGTGATTCATTACGTCCGGCAAGCTTTGGCGAGGTGGGAGCCGCGGATCGAAATCGTGCGGCTCGACGCGGTCCGCAACGAGGCTGAGCCTTCGCGGCTGGACATTCTGCTGGATTACCGCCTGCGCGAGACCCAGCGCATGGAGACGTTCGCGCTATCGCTCGATCTGATGTCGCCGGAGGGACCATGA
- a CDS encoding phage baseplate assembly protein V — MDIVTLFPEMRIEVAGVPLPQARMAALVDLVVRQQVSAPSQCILSFLDTDGSLGAQAAIKPGDSLDVFISDRLLFTGEATGIACIYSAAGEPKVEVRGYDRLHRLRKSQPVRAHVQVTTAELARELVSEAGFSLRASHDGPLLSTFQHRQSDFELLLDVARRAGLYFFARQDEVALFSGAGNGEAAVPLRLGNSLLETRVDLNGDPACSSVSVAGWSPLRAVVHSATVSGARVPHRGFGQLDVGAVGGEHEAHIADQVLDSDTAAEALAQSVMDRRGAAIATLWGVAEGRPELMPGALIEVQGLPPHLADRYVLTSAVHSVTRQSGYTVEVDTSPPLPQPQRHEATATLGHVSRVDDPDHFGRVRVTLPSLGDLETDWLQVVVPAAGPDKGLISLPDVEDKVLVLFLGGEPTQGLVLGGLYGQEKPYDAGVDSGRTSRFSFRTGKGQYIRLDQGEDAITVENAEGARLEIRKSEIQLRATEKMIIEAPNGSIVIKAQKIDFERG, encoded by the coding sequence ATGGATATAGTCACCCTCTTTCCCGAGATGCGCATCGAGGTGGCTGGGGTGCCGTTGCCGCAGGCCAGGATGGCGGCGCTTGTCGATCTCGTCGTTCGGCAGCAGGTCTCGGCGCCAAGCCAGTGCATCCTTTCCTTCCTGGATACGGACGGGAGCCTCGGCGCGCAAGCGGCGATCAAGCCAGGCGACTCCCTGGACGTGTTCATAAGCGACCGCCTGCTGTTCACCGGCGAAGCGACAGGGATCGCCTGCATATACAGCGCCGCCGGCGAACCGAAGGTGGAGGTTCGCGGCTACGACCGGCTGCACCGATTGCGGAAGTCCCAACCGGTGCGGGCGCACGTCCAGGTCACGACCGCGGAATTGGCGCGGGAGCTCGTGTCGGAGGCCGGATTCTCGCTGCGCGCTTCGCACGACGGGCCTCTTCTCAGTACGTTCCAGCATCGTCAGTCCGATTTCGAGCTGCTGCTGGATGTGGCCCGGCGCGCCGGCCTCTATTTCTTTGCCCGCCAAGACGAGGTGGCGCTGTTCAGCGGCGCCGGAAACGGCGAGGCCGCCGTGCCTCTGCGCCTCGGGAACTCGCTTTTGGAAACGCGCGTCGATCTCAATGGCGATCCGGCCTGTAGCAGCGTCAGCGTCGCTGGCTGGAGCCCGCTTCGGGCGGTCGTTCACAGCGCCACCGTCTCCGGCGCCCGCGTTCCCCATCGCGGTTTTGGGCAGCTGGACGTCGGCGCCGTCGGCGGCGAACACGAGGCGCACATCGCGGACCAGGTGCTCGACAGCGACACCGCCGCCGAAGCTTTGGCGCAATCGGTCATGGATCGCCGTGGTGCAGCGATCGCAACCTTATGGGGCGTCGCGGAGGGCCGGCCCGAGTTGATGCCGGGCGCGCTGATCGAAGTGCAGGGTCTGCCGCCGCACCTTGCCGACCGATATGTTCTGACGTCGGCGGTCCACAGCGTCACTCGCCAATCCGGCTACACCGTCGAAGTGGACACGTCGCCGCCTCTGCCGCAACCGCAACGTCACGAGGCAACCGCGACGCTCGGCCACGTATCGCGGGTGGACGACCCCGACCACTTCGGGCGTGTCCGGGTGACCTTGCCAAGCCTGGGCGACCTGGAGACCGACTGGCTTCAGGTCGTGGTTCCCGCCGCCGGTCCCGACAAGGGCCTGATCTCATTGCCCGACGTCGAAGACAAGGTGCTTGTCCTTTTCCTCGGCGGCGAACCGACGCAGGGCTTGGTGCTGGGCGGCCTGTACGGCCAGGAAAAGCCTTACGACGCCGGCGTCGACAGCGGTCGCACATCTCGCTTCTCGTTCCGCACCGGGAAAGGACAATACATCCGCCTGGATCAGGGCGAAGACGCGATCACGGTCGAAAATGCCGAAGGCGCGCGGCTGGAGATTCGCAAGTCCGAGATTCAGTTGCGCGCCACCGAGAAGATGATCATCGAAGCGCCGAACGGATCGATCGTCATCAAGGCGCAGAAAATTGACTTCGAGCGAGGCTAG
- a CDS encoding phage tail protein, giving the protein MPETKPLVDFRFKVQLGDGDAAFFNRISAMSVSIESILYREGGGEPHVRKLPGRTAYGDVEFEYGVGISENMWDWLMQTAGGQCERRNLTVIMLKPDGSPGYSLNLNNSWVRECRFAALDALSNRVLIQTMVVAVESLTKG; this is encoded by the coding sequence ATGCCGGAAACCAAACCGCTCGTCGATTTTCGATTCAAGGTGCAGTTGGGCGATGGCGATGCCGCTTTCTTCAACCGGATCTCGGCGATGAGCGTCAGCATCGAGTCGATACTCTATCGCGAAGGCGGCGGGGAGCCTCACGTTCGGAAGCTGCCGGGTCGCACGGCCTATGGCGACGTGGAGTTCGAGTACGGCGTCGGTATCTCCGAGAACATGTGGGATTGGCTGATGCAGACAGCCGGCGGGCAGTGCGAACGTCGAAATCTGACCGTGATCATGCTGAAGCCCGACGGCAGCCCCGGCTATTCGCTGAACTTGAACAACTCCTGGGTCCGTGAGTGTCGATTTGCGGCGCTCGATGCCTTGAGCAACCGGGTCCTCATCCAGACCATGGTCGTCGCGGTCGAAAGCTTGACGAAGGGCTGA
- a CDS encoding carboxypeptidase regulatory-like domain-containing protein produces the protein MIEEADQRLQQWLQEVAPATPVSLARPAPATDAAVIHLHLLTIAPGSQVSTSRRVLLTVMLRYLVTVSGADVGEAHRLLGVLLAAAAQKPDCEIDLTPFPWTFWTALGLAPQPSFVLCEPLEFRREPAPMPLVKHFQPSFSELQPLSGIVVGPGDVPVPGAVIRVPGTRTAATTDYRGRFRLAGVPVRPAVAKLQVRAKNQDFVVQLRKDEPYPECLVIHYQPGEV, from the coding sequence ATGATCGAAGAAGCCGATCAGCGCCTGCAGCAGTGGCTTCAGGAGGTCGCGCCGGCGACGCCTGTCTCTCTGGCGCGGCCCGCGCCGGCGACTGACGCTGCCGTCATCCACCTTCATCTCCTGACGATCGCGCCGGGCAGTCAGGTTTCGACCTCGCGGCGCGTGCTGCTCACCGTCATGTTGCGGTATCTGGTGACCGTCTCGGGAGCCGACGTCGGCGAGGCGCACCGCCTTCTCGGGGTCCTGCTTGCGGCGGCGGCGCAAAAGCCGGACTGCGAAATCGACTTGACGCCCTTTCCGTGGACTTTCTGGACCGCTCTCGGTCTGGCGCCGCAACCCTCGTTCGTCTTGTGCGAGCCGCTGGAATTCCGACGCGAGCCTGCGCCGATGCCTCTGGTGAAGCATTTCCAGCCGTCGTTCTCCGAGCTTCAGCCTTTGAGTGGGATCGTCGTCGGCCCCGGCGACGTGCCGGTGCCGGGGGCGGTGATCCGCGTTCCCGGAACAAGGACCGCAGCCACCACGGATTATCGGGGTCGCTTCCGGTTGGCGGGGGTCCCTGTCCGTCCGGCTGTCGCGAAGCTGCAGGTCAGGGCGAAGAACCAGGACTTCGTGGTTCAACTCCGCAAGGACGAGCCGTACCCGGAATGTCTCGTCATCCACTATCAGCCAGGTGAGGTCTGA
- a CDS encoding caspase family protein, which translates to MILTRLVHATDTTNSYALLVGASRYEHLEERWKLAGPANDVILMQTVLIDRGMPAANIRVLSDSAGADSRPTRAAILEELDRLGRTVKDGDFVMIHLAGHGSQQPDNQDDDETDGLDELFLPTDVEGWNGQRGGVENAIVDDELGPRLKSIQNRGAFVWFVADSCFSGTMVRGAPVDERERLITPEALGIPHDVLMRAQADGSASRGAQAEADPLAGVAGEAERGGFVAFYAAQTTETTPEMRFGASGADGERPWYGLFSYNLASIIAAHPNATYRQVAQQIFSNYRAMNRHAPTPLLEGRPDDLDRVALGGGGGEAVRQWPVEQERPGRLRLSAGRLHQIFPGMIVAVLPVAAETGRETLLGYARVADAGPTRSTLVPIAYEGLEAVYEVPEQAQARVVDVQVRNELSYALAPEEATAARETARQELERLENEDDGLDLMQVDWQGSPNLRLLVADGRLWFLPPSGAIDRTPTSGGDATGPVVRGQTPSIAIPEAAQPDPEEIAVFRKELRESLETVARVTTLFNLARALGGNELAGNLEISPEVRRSDGSREPFRLNHVPPRLNDGDVLVTRIANKGQQVVDLTVLFVDSRYGIEPWFPFDGRSNRLRHGEHVELELGVTLSTIGLEHFVFIAVAAEPQAPPSDLTNLAQKQLPVRGQAIATLQDMLPTTRGGNRPAIETAAVTVFSWEVSP; encoded by the coding sequence TTGATCCTGACTCGCCTGGTCCATGCAACCGACACAACGAATAGTTACGCGCTCCTCGTCGGGGCGAGCCGCTACGAGCATTTGGAGGAGCGTTGGAAGCTGGCCGGTCCGGCCAATGACGTGATCCTGATGCAGACTGTGTTGATCGATCGCGGCATGCCGGCCGCAAACATCCGCGTGCTCTCCGACAGCGCCGGCGCCGACTCCCGCCCGACCCGGGCGGCGATCCTGGAGGAGCTGGATCGCCTCGGCCGCACTGTGAAAGACGGTGACTTCGTCATGATCCACCTGGCGGGTCACGGCTCGCAGCAGCCGGATAATCAGGACGACGACGAGACGGACGGCCTGGACGAACTGTTTCTGCCCACTGATGTCGAGGGATGGAACGGGCAGAGGGGGGGCGTCGAGAACGCCATCGTCGATGACGAGCTCGGCCCGCGGCTCAAATCGATCCAGAACCGTGGCGCCTTCGTCTGGTTCGTCGCCGACAGTTGCTTTTCGGGAACCATGGTCCGGGGTGCGCCGGTCGATGAGAGGGAGCGCCTGATCACGCCGGAAGCGCTCGGCATCCCCCACGACGTGCTGATGCGAGCGCAAGCGGACGGTTCGGCGTCGCGAGGCGCTCAGGCTGAGGCCGATCCACTCGCCGGGGTCGCTGGTGAAGCGGAGCGCGGCGGCTTCGTCGCCTTCTATGCGGCGCAAACGACCGAGACCACGCCGGAAATGCGTTTCGGCGCAAGCGGCGCCGACGGCGAGCGACCGTGGTACGGGCTGTTTTCCTACAACCTCGCCAGCATCATCGCGGCCCATCCCAACGCGACCTATCGCCAGGTCGCTCAGCAGATCTTCAGCAATTACCGGGCGATGAACCGCCACGCGCCGACACCGCTGCTGGAAGGACGTCCCGACGATCTCGATCGCGTCGCGCTGGGGGGTGGTGGGGGGGAAGCGGTGCGGCAATGGCCGGTCGAGCAGGAGCGGCCCGGCCGCTTGCGGTTGAGCGCAGGCCGCCTGCACCAGATCTTCCCGGGCATGATCGTTGCTGTCCTGCCGGTGGCCGCCGAAACCGGTCGGGAAACCTTGCTGGGATACGCGCGGGTCGCGGACGCGGGCCCCACCCGCAGCACACTGGTGCCGATCGCCTATGAGGGGCTTGAAGCCGTCTATGAGGTTCCCGAGCAGGCGCAGGCCCGGGTCGTCGACGTCCAGGTGCGGAACGAGCTGAGCTACGCCCTAGCCCCGGAAGAGGCGACGGCGGCCCGCGAAACCGCACGGCAAGAGCTTGAGCGGCTGGAAAACGAAGATGATGGCCTAGATCTCATGCAGGTCGATTGGCAGGGCTCGCCCAACCTCCGCCTGCTCGTCGCGGACGGGCGACTGTGGTTCCTGCCGCCGTCGGGCGCCATCGACCGAACGCCGACGAGCGGCGGCGACGCCACCGGCCCCGTCGTTCGAGGGCAAACGCCGTCCATCGCCATTCCCGAAGCCGCGCAGCCGGACCCGGAGGAGATCGCGGTTTTCCGCAAGGAGCTCAGGGAAAGCCTGGAGACCGTCGCTCGAGTCACCACGTTGTTCAATCTCGCCCGCGCGCTCGGCGGTAACGAGCTCGCCGGAAACCTGGAGATTTCGCCGGAAGTGCGCCGCAGCGACGGCTCCCGGGAGCCGTTCCGTCTCAATCACGTGCCGCCGCGCCTGAACGACGGCGACGTCCTCGTGACCCGCATCGCGAACAAGGGTCAGCAGGTCGTGGACCTGACCGTCCTGTTCGTCGACAGCCGCTACGGGATCGAGCCATGGTTTCCGTTCGACGGGCGATCCAACCGCCTTCGTCACGGCGAGCACGTCGAACTCGAACTCGGTGTCACGTTGTCGACGATCGGGCTCGAGCACTTCGTCTTCATTGCGGTTGCGGCGGAGCCGCAGGCGCCGCCGTCCGACCTGACCAATCTGGCGCAGAAGCAATTGCCGGTCCGCGGCCAGGCGATCGCCACGCTGCAGGACATGCTGCCGACGACGCGGGGCGGCAACCGGCCCGCGATCGAGACGGCGGCGGTCACCGTCTTCTCCTGGGAGGTCAGTCCATAG
- a CDS encoding M23 family metallopeptidase — translation MIETAHPRARPRRRPAVTVVHAVATAVVITGCVVLLRGDMADLPPWSMDPHLRHAVASGDASELAAALDAALRQLDAARDSGDRARHERDRLRHELVTIEQRLRRLRNATGSTSGSGRVVEAEIEVDERGDMPIADAGARGQDRIGRIASILADLEARFFALELSRQRIVQRIQSGALIQVGALEEAIAQTGLDVEALLSAAADGMAGLGASAEERGRGGPFIADRGRLMGDGADSDTAYARLDAKLRHWEALRSLIRQLPLAAPLDSYAINSEFGRRRDPVNGRRAIHQGVDLTAPRKSPVLAPAPGTVVFAGWNGGYGRFVEIDHGFGLTTAYAHLDRIAVETGRKVALGEKVGSLGNSGRSTGAHLHYEVRHRGEPMDPMAFIRAGRTVLQEQAAAAMDGRFGLPIRRPASPQ, via the coding sequence ATGATCGAGACTGCGCATCCCCGAGCCCGCCCGCGTCGGCGGCCGGCGGTTACAGTCGTGCACGCAGTGGCGACCGCTGTCGTTATCACCGGCTGTGTGGTCCTGTTGCGCGGCGACATGGCCGACTTGCCGCCTTGGTCGATGGACCCGCACCTGCGGCATGCCGTCGCCAGCGGCGATGCATCCGAACTCGCGGCCGCTCTGGACGCCGCGTTGCGCCAACTGGACGCGGCGCGGGATTCTGGCGACCGGGCGCGTCACGAGCGCGATCGCCTGCGGCATGAGCTCGTAACCATCGAGCAGCGGTTGCGCCGTCTGCGCAACGCGACGGGGAGCACCTCAGGATCGGGGCGCGTTGTCGAAGCCGAGATTGAAGTCGACGAACGTGGCGACATGCCCATTGCCGACGCCGGTGCCCGTGGCCAGGACCGCATCGGTCGTATCGCCAGCATCCTGGCTGACCTTGAAGCCCGCTTCTTCGCCTTGGAGCTATCGCGGCAGCGGATCGTGCAGCGGATCCAGAGTGGCGCCCTGATCCAGGTTGGTGCCCTGGAGGAGGCGATCGCCCAGACCGGCCTCGACGTTGAAGCTCTTTTGTCCGCCGCTGCGGACGGGATGGCAGGGTTGGGGGCCTCTGCTGAAGAGAGGGGCAGGGGAGGCCCGTTTATCGCCGATCGTGGCCGGTTAATGGGTGACGGGGCGGACTCGGACACGGCGTACGCGCGGCTCGATGCGAAGTTGCGGCATTGGGAAGCGCTCCGGTCGCTGATCCGGCAACTGCCGCTGGCGGCGCCCCTAGACTCGTACGCCATCAACAGCGAGTTCGGGCGGCGGCGTGATCCGGTCAACGGACGTAGAGCCATCCATCAAGGCGTCGACTTGACTGCCCCACGCAAGTCGCCGGTCCTTGCACCGGCTCCGGGTACAGTGGTGTTCGCCGGATGGAACGGCGGCTATGGGCGATTCGTCGAGATCGACCACGGCTTCGGGTTGACCACGGCCTATGCCCATCTTGACCGCATCGCTGTCGAAACCGGACGGAAGGTGGCGCTCGGGGAAAAGGTCGGCTCGCTCGGCAACAGCGGCCGCAGCACCGGAGCTCACCTGCACTACGAAGTGCGCCACCGAGGCGAACCGATGGACCCGATGGCGTTCATCCGTGCCGGCCGCACCGTGCTCCAGGAACAGGCGGCGGCGGCCATGGATGGTCGCTTCGGACTGCCGATCAGGCGCCCAGCATCACCGCAGTAA
- a CDS encoding CinA family protein, translating into MFTPSQLQLADAVLVRCRIHGIMLATAESCTGGLIAACLTAMTGSSAVVERGFVTYTNQAKIEMLGVPAPVLEKMGAVSEEVAREMAEGTLRRAPVQAAIAVTGIAGPGGGSDAKPVGLVHIAAARSGQLTMHECHQFAGDRDTVRAAALEASLRLLVRLLD; encoded by the coding sequence GTGTTCACTCCCTCGCAACTGCAGTTGGCCGACGCGGTCCTGGTACGTTGCCGCATCCACGGGATCATGCTGGCCACCGCCGAGTCCTGCACCGGAGGCTTGATTGCCGCCTGCCTCACTGCCATGACGGGATCGTCAGCGGTCGTAGAACGCGGCTTCGTCACCTACACCAACCAGGCCAAGATCGAGATGCTCGGTGTGCCGGCGCCGGTGTTGGAGAAAATGGGCGCGGTCAGCGAAGAGGTCGCGCGAGAAATGGCGGAGGGAACGCTGCGGCGGGCGCCGGTTCAGGCGGCCATCGCCGTCACCGGCATCGCAGGCCCCGGCGGCGGCAGCGATGCCAAGCCGGTGGGGCTCGTCCACATTGCCGCGGCGCGCTCCGGCCAGCTGACGATGCACGAGTGCCACCAGTTCGCGGGCGATCGCGACACGGTCCGCGCGGCTGCTTTGGAGGCGTCGCTCCGGCTGCTGGTGCGACTTCTGGACTGA
- a CDS encoding type II toxin-antitoxin system RatA family toxin, whose protein sequence is MPTHAERKPVPYTPEQIFDLVVDVERYPEFLPWCAAARVRQCNGSGEFVADLVIGYKMFRERFTSHVSAERPYRIDVSYSEGPFRYLNNHWVLEPRDGGGCIIDFYVDFEFRSRALQGIIRRLFNEAVRRMVNAFEKRAQALYGPGGHKPTS, encoded by the coding sequence ATGCCGACCCACGCGGAGCGCAAGCCTGTCCCCTACACGCCGGAACAGATCTTCGATCTTGTCGTCGATGTGGAGCGGTACCCCGAGTTCCTGCCGTGGTGCGCAGCGGCACGCGTCCGCCAGTGCAACGGGTCCGGTGAATTCGTTGCCGACCTGGTGATCGGCTACAAGATGTTTCGCGAGCGCTTCACATCGCACGTCTCCGCCGAACGCCCTTACCGCATCGACGTCTCCTACTCGGAGGGTCCATTCCGTTACCTCAACAATCACTGGGTCCTCGAGCCGCGGGACGGCGGCGGCTGCATCATCGACTTTTACGTCGACTTCGAGTTCCGATCCCGCGCCCTGCAGGGCATCATCCGCCGCCTGTTCAATGAGGCGGTACGGCGCATGGTCAACGCCTTCGAGAAGCGCGCCCAGGCTCTTTATGGGCCCGGCGGCCACAAGCCGACTTCGTAA
- the lipA gene encoding lipoyl synthase — MTDAPAAPALRHPEKAHRPDQPSPRKPTWIRVKAPTSPGYGDVRRLMREHGLNTVCEEAACPNIGECWSRKHATVMILGDICTRACAFCNVATGKPRTVDPLEPENLALTVTTMGLRHVVITSVDRDDLPDGGAFQFVRCIERIRATSPATTIEVLTPDFRHKAGAAEAVVAAAPDVFNHNLETVPRLYPSIRPGARYAHSLKVLGDVKRLSPALFTKSGIMVGLGETRHEVLQVMDDLRAADVDFLTIGQYLQPTPKHAAIDRFVTPAEFEEYKEIGAAKGFLLVASSPLTRSSHHADRDFETLRQARSAARAGSSDD; from the coding sequence ATGACCGACGCTCCCGCTGCTCCCGCTCTTCGCCATCCCGAAAAGGCCCACCGCCCGGATCAGCCGAGCCCGCGCAAGCCGACTTGGATCCGTGTCAAGGCGCCGACCTCCCCCGGCTACGGCGACGTCCGCCGGCTGATGCGCGAGCACGGCCTCAACACTGTTTGCGAAGAGGCGGCGTGCCCCAACATCGGCGAGTGCTGGTCGCGGAAGCACGCCACCGTGATGATCCTCGGCGACATCTGCACCCGCGCCTGCGCCTTCTGCAACGTCGCCACCGGCAAACCGCGCACCGTGGATCCCCTGGAGCCGGAGAACCTGGCCCTGACGGTGACGACCATGGGGCTTCGCCACGTCGTCATCACCTCCGTCGATCGCGACGATCTGCCGGACGGTGGCGCGTTCCAGTTCGTCCGCTGCATCGAGCGGATCCGCGCCACCTCGCCGGCGACCACCATCGAGGTGCTGACCCCCGACTTTCGGCATAAGGCCGGCGCCGCCGAGGCGGTGGTGGCGGCGGCGCCCGACGTCTTCAACCACAACCTTGAGACCGTGCCGCGCCTCTACCCGAGCATTCGCCCGGGCGCCCGGTACGCCCACTCGCTGAAGGTGCTCGGCGACGTGAAGCGCCTGAGTCCGGCGCTGTTCACCAAGTCGGGGATCATGGTCGGGCTCGGCGAAACGCGGCACGAGGTGCTGCAGGTCATGGACGATTTGCGGGCCGCCGACGTGGATTTTCTGACCATCGGCCAATATCTGCAGCCGACGCCGAAGCATGCCGCGATCGATCGATTCGTGACCCCCGCCGAGTTCGAGGAGTACAAGGAAATCGGTGCCGCCAAGGGCTTCCTGTTGGTGGCGTCATCGCCGCTGACGCGCTCCTCCCACCACGCCGACCGGGATTTCGAGACGTTGCGGCAGGCGCGCAGCGCCGCCCGCGCCGGCTCGAGCGACGACTGA